In a genomic window of Leifsonia xyli subsp. cynodontis DSM 46306:
- a CDS encoding cytochrome c biogenesis CcdA family protein, which produces MPWPRTDVNIGQIVFSGQLLIALPIAVLAGLVSFLSPCVLPLVPGYLAYVGGISDPGAKRDRGRVLLGVSLFVLGFAVVFVAYGAAFGALGQWLFRWQDVIIQLLGVLVIVMGLVFIGQFSFLQRTIKPAWRPATGLVGAPLLGIVFGLGWTPCIGPTLAAISALSVDSGSPWRGALLGLFYCVGLGIPFLLVALGFDWVAGSVSFLKRHIRVINTIGGALLVVIGILMATGLWIALLSQSLAVITGFEPAL; this is translated from the coding sequence ATGCCGTGGCCGAGAACTGACGTGAACATCGGTCAGATCGTCTTCAGCGGCCAGCTCCTCATCGCGCTGCCCATCGCTGTCCTCGCGGGGCTGGTGTCGTTCCTCTCTCCGTGCGTCCTTCCGCTCGTGCCGGGCTATCTCGCGTACGTCGGCGGGATCAGCGACCCCGGCGCCAAACGTGACCGCGGCCGGGTGCTCCTCGGCGTCTCGCTCTTCGTCCTCGGCTTCGCAGTGGTCTTCGTCGCTTACGGCGCTGCGTTCGGCGCCCTCGGGCAGTGGCTGTTCCGCTGGCAGGATGTCATCATCCAGCTCCTGGGAGTTCTCGTCATCGTCATGGGGCTGGTCTTCATCGGCCAGTTCTCGTTTCTCCAGCGCACGATCAAGCCGGCCTGGCGTCCGGCCACCGGTCTCGTGGGCGCTCCGCTTCTCGGCATCGTGTTCGGCCTCGGCTGGACGCCGTGCATCGGACCGACCCTCGCCGCCATCAGCGCTCTCAGCGTGGATTCTGGATCGCCCTGGCGTGGTGCCCTGCTCGGGCTCTTCTACTGCGTCGGGCTCGGCATCCCGTTCCTGCTGGTGGCGCTCGGGTTCGACTGGGTCGCGGGTTCTGTCTCGTTCCTGAAACGGCACATTCGTGTCATCAACACCATCGGGGGCGCCCTGCTGGTGGTCATCGGCATTCTGATGGCAACCGGGCTCTGGATAGCCCTCCTGTCGCAGTCCTTGGCGGTGATCACTGGTTTTGAGCCGGCCCTCTGA
- a CDS encoding TlpA disulfide reductase family protein, whose translation MSPRPRLRRALPAVAVVAALLLAGCSSNDSLAAQYRSGSGQGYIAGDGSVSEYPSDKRGEPVRFQGKLADGAAVSSKDYAGRVLVVNFWYAGCPPCRLEAPDLEALSRKHASDGVEFLGVNLYDSASTAASFEKDKGVTYPSVLDRDTGSVLLAFSNAVPPKATPTTLVIDKKGRVAARILGGLPDRSILDSLISDAVAEN comes from the coding sequence ATGAGCCCCCGCCCCCGCCTGAGGCGTGCTCTGCCCGCTGTCGCCGTCGTCGCAGCGCTTCTGCTTGCCGGGTGCTCGTCGAACGACAGCCTCGCCGCGCAATACCGCTCCGGCAGTGGCCAGGGCTACATCGCCGGCGACGGCAGCGTGAGCGAGTACCCATCGGACAAGCGCGGCGAGCCCGTCCGCTTCCAGGGCAAGCTGGCCGACGGCGCTGCCGTCTCCTCGAAGGACTACGCGGGCAGGGTGCTGGTCGTGAACTTCTGGTACGCGGGATGCCCGCCGTGCCGGCTGGAGGCTCCCGACCTGGAGGCGCTCTCGCGAAAGCACGCCTCCGACGGCGTCGAATTCCTCGGTGTCAACCTGTACGACAGCGCCAGCACCGCCGCGAGCTTCGAAAAGGACAAAGGCGTCACCTACCCCTCTGTGCTCGACCGCGACACCGGTTCCGTCCTGCTCGCGTTCAGCAACGCTGTTCCGCCGAAAGCCACTCCGACGACGCTCGTCATCGACAAGAAGGGCCGTGTCGCCGCGCGTATCCTGGGTGGTCTTCCGGACCGCAGCATCCTGGACTCGCTGATCTCCGATGCCGTGGCCGAGAACTGA
- a CDS encoding histidine phosphatase family protein, producing MVASQVHLVRHGEVFNPDGILYGRLSGFGLSKLGHRMAQTAADELVSRGRPVTAIRMSPLQRTRESAAPIAAAFGQEPAVDERVIEPANRFEGTVMRRALRKPVNWPYLVNPLRPSWGEPYTSIEKRIREAIEDAFDSVESGDVVLVSHQLPIWVAHLSVVGARFSHDPRNRRCSLSSITTFERATVEAGEGEAEGLSGSAKAGPGGRLVEVAYVEPAARLGSTATDVGAV from the coding sequence GTGGTAGCGAGCCAGGTCCACCTCGTCCGTCACGGCGAGGTGTTCAACCCCGACGGCATCCTGTACGGCAGGCTGTCGGGATTCGGCCTCTCCAAACTCGGTCACCGGATGGCGCAGACCGCCGCCGACGAACTGGTCTCGCGCGGTCGTCCCGTCACCGCCATCCGGATGTCTCCCCTCCAGCGCACGCGCGAGTCCGCCGCGCCGATCGCCGCAGCGTTCGGCCAGGAGCCTGCGGTCGACGAGCGCGTCATCGAGCCAGCGAATCGCTTCGAGGGCACCGTGATGCGACGCGCTCTGAGAAAGCCCGTGAATTGGCCGTACCTTGTCAACCCGCTCCGACCCAGCTGGGGCGAGCCCTACACGAGCATCGAGAAGCGGATACGCGAGGCCATCGAGGACGCGTTCGACTCGGTCGAATCGGGGGATGTCGTCCTCGTCAGCCACCAGCTGCCGATCTGGGTCGCCCACCTCTCCGTCGTCGGCGCGCGCTTCTCACACGACCCGCGCAACCGCCGCTGCTCGCTGTCCAGCATCACCACGTTCGAGCGCGCCACGGTGGAGGCTGGCGAAGGCGAGGCCGAAGGCCTGTCCGGTTCTGCGAAGGCCGGGCCGGGTGGCCGTCTCGTCGAGGTCGCCTACGTCGAGCCCGCTGCCCGCCTCGGCTCGACCGCGACCGACGTGGGAGCCGTATGA
- the aspS gene encoding aspartate--tRNA(Asn) ligase, giving the protein MTARSLIKDLAALPDGPVSVAGWVETVRDQKKVQFVVLRDESGAVQLVNPRTMDEDGTVVADEPALTISGLSQGSFVRATGELKHDERVKLGGIEIKLSALEVETAAIPETPIAADSGIDKRMDWRFLDLREPKHALIFRVQTTFEHALRQYWVDNGFIEIHTPKLMASASESRAELFELPYFETTAYLAQSPQIFKQMAQAAGFGKVFEIGPAFRADPSFTSRHATEFTSVDTEISWIESHEDVMKVHEDLLVAGFTAVKEKHGTEIEALFGVEITVPATPFPRIPLAEAKRIVAERGYEVPRHDDDMDPEGERQISAYVKEAFGHEFVFLTDYAASIRPYYHMRHSEDPSITKSYDLIFNGVEISTGAQREHRVETIERQAREKGLAVEELEDVLAFFRYGVPPHGGFGMGLARVLMLMLHLSNLRETTYLFRGPTRLTP; this is encoded by the coding sequence GTGACCGCACGCAGTTTGATCAAAGACCTCGCCGCCCTTCCCGACGGACCCGTGAGCGTCGCCGGATGGGTCGAGACCGTCCGCGACCAGAAGAAGGTGCAGTTCGTCGTGCTGCGCGACGAGTCCGGCGCCGTCCAGCTGGTCAATCCGCGCACGATGGACGAGGACGGGACCGTCGTCGCCGATGAGCCGGCGCTCACGATCTCGGGGCTCTCGCAGGGCTCGTTCGTCCGGGCGACCGGCGAGCTCAAGCACGACGAGCGTGTCAAGCTCGGGGGCATCGAGATCAAGCTGAGCGCTCTCGAGGTGGAGACGGCGGCCATCCCGGAGACCCCGATCGCGGCGGATAGCGGCATCGACAAGCGCATGGATTGGCGCTTCCTCGACCTGCGCGAGCCGAAGCACGCCCTGATCTTCCGCGTGCAGACGACATTCGAGCATGCACTGCGGCAGTACTGGGTGGACAACGGCTTCATCGAGATCCACACGCCGAAGCTCATGGCCTCCGCCTCCGAATCGCGCGCCGAGCTCTTCGAGCTGCCGTACTTCGAGACGACGGCGTACCTCGCGCAGAGCCCGCAGATCTTCAAGCAGATGGCGCAGGCGGCCGGCTTCGGCAAGGTGTTCGAGATCGGCCCGGCCTTCCGAGCCGATCCGAGCTTCACCAGCCGCCACGCGACGGAGTTCACCAGCGTGGACACCGAGATCAGCTGGATCGAGAGCCACGAGGACGTCATGAAGGTCCACGAGGATCTCCTTGTGGCCGGGTTCACCGCCGTCAAAGAGAAGCACGGCACGGAGATCGAGGCGCTGTTCGGCGTGGAGATCACCGTGCCGGCCACACCGTTCCCGCGCATCCCGCTGGCCGAGGCCAAACGGATCGTCGCCGAGCGCGGCTACGAAGTCCCCCGGCACGACGACGACATGGACCCGGAAGGCGAGCGCCAGATCTCGGCCTACGTCAAGGAGGCGTTCGGGCACGAGTTCGTCTTCCTCACCGACTACGCAGCCAGCATCCGGCCTTACTATCACATGCGTCATTCTGAAGACCCGTCGATCACGAAAAGCTACGACCTGATCTTCAACGGCGTCGAGATCTCGACCGGCGCCCAGCGCGAGCACCGTGTGGAGACGATCGAGCGGCAGGCCCGAGAGAAGGGTCTGGCGGTGGAGGAGCTCGAAGACGTGCTCGCGTTCTTCCGCTACGGCGTCCCGCCGCACGGCGGCTTCGGGATGGGGCTCGCCCGCGTGCTGATGCTCATGCTGCACCTCTCGAACCTCCGCGAGACGACCTATCTCTTCCGCGGGCCGACGCGCCTGACCCCGTGA
- a CDS encoding JAB domain-containing protein, which produces MSQQEEEEVPLANIPNHDRPRERMRRLGIGSLTDDEVLALVLGSGQSGRSVLAFARSILRRTGGFPGLATMDFARLETLPGVGPATAGRLVAIIEIWRRAGAPSAWTRLVDAGAIADIVRPELLHCDSERFVVVIADRAARPIELVLLRDGGVDETSIQPADILQAVLTRGGRSFAVAHNHPSGVLDASVADTMLTRRLDQAAATIGLRFLGHILVAGERWTTLPAAGVTGSGASARGRDRSSRGGSRGAA; this is translated from the coding sequence ATGTCCCAGCAGGAAGAAGAGGAGGTGCCGCTTGCGAACATCCCGAACCATGATCGCCCGCGCGAGAGGATGCGCCGTCTCGGCATCGGCTCGCTCACCGACGACGAAGTCCTCGCACTCGTCCTCGGTTCCGGGCAGAGCGGTCGCAGCGTCCTCGCCTTCGCACGATCCATCCTCCGCCGCACAGGCGGTTTCCCCGGGCTCGCGACGATGGACTTCGCCCGGCTCGAGACGCTCCCCGGCGTCGGCCCCGCCACCGCGGGCCGGCTCGTGGCCATCATCGAGATCTGGCGCCGGGCGGGCGCTCCGTCGGCCTGGACGCGCCTCGTCGATGCCGGAGCCATCGCCGACATCGTGCGGCCAGAGCTCCTTCACTGCGACAGCGAGCGGTTCGTCGTGGTCATCGCCGATCGCGCCGCCCGTCCGATCGAACTCGTGCTGCTGCGCGACGGGGGAGTGGACGAGACCAGCATCCAGCCCGCCGACATCCTTCAAGCCGTGCTCACCCGCGGTGGGCGTTCGTTCGCCGTCGCGCACAACCACCCCTCGGGGGTCCTGGACGCCTCTGTCGCCGACACGATGCTCACCCGCCGTCTCGATCAGGCGGCCGCCACCATCGGATTGCGGTTCCTCGGGCACATCCTGGTGGCGGGCGAGCGCTGGACGACGCTTCCCGCTGCGGGGGTCACGGGGTCAGGCGCGTCGGCCCGCGGAAGAGATAGGTCGTCTCGCGGAGGTTCGAGAGGTGCAGCATGA
- a CDS encoding ATP-dependent Clp protease ATP-binding subunit has translation MANLQGAPSTQEEATSALEQYGVNLTEIAKSGKLDPVIGRDAEIRRVSQVLTRRTKNNPVLIGEPGVGKTAVVEGLAQRIVAGDVADSLKDKQLVSLDLSALVAGAMYRGQFEERLKAVLKEVDDAEGRIITFVDELHILMGAGGGEGSVAASNMLKPMLARGELRLIGATTLDEYREFIEKDAALERRFQQVYVGEPSVEDTVAILRGLKGRYEAHHGVTIEDSALVAAASLSNRYITARQLPDKAIDLIDEAASRLKMEIDSAPVEIDTLQRQVERMKLEEFALKKEKDAASKERLDQLRQRLGEQERELTELQERWRSEKAALTRVGELRSQLDEAKTARDLALRDGRYQEASRIEYETIPNIERELAEAERAEHSHPRMVNEQVAAEDIAAVVAAWTGIPVSRLTQGETERLLHLESELGRRIVGQRPAVQAVADAVRRTRAGISDPDRPTGSFLFLGPTGVGKTELAKALAAFLFDDEKAMIRIDMSEYGEKFSVSRLVGAPPGYVGYEQGGQLTEAVRRRPYSVILLDEVEKAHPEVFDVLLQVLDDGRLTDGQGRTVDFRNTILILTSNLGSPFLVDPVLNATEREEAVLQAVRQAFKPEFVNRLDDIVVFSTLTQEDLGEIVELGIDRLVARLAERRLELAVTPDARRWLAERGYDPIYGARPLRRLMQREIDDRLATALLAGEVRDGDMVRVDLEPGGDHLTVIPARD, from the coding sequence ATGGCGAACCTGCAGGGCGCCCCTTCCACCCAGGAGGAGGCCACAAGCGCTCTTGAACAGTACGGCGTGAACCTCACCGAGATCGCCAAGAGCGGCAAACTCGACCCGGTGATCGGACGAGACGCCGAGATCCGTCGTGTGAGCCAGGTGCTCACGCGACGCACCAAGAACAACCCGGTGCTCATCGGCGAGCCCGGCGTCGGCAAGACCGCCGTGGTGGAAGGCCTGGCCCAGCGCATCGTCGCGGGGGATGTCGCCGACTCGCTGAAAGACAAACAACTGGTCTCGCTCGACCTCTCGGCGCTGGTGGCCGGGGCCATGTACCGCGGTCAGTTCGAGGAGCGGCTGAAGGCCGTGCTCAAGGAGGTCGACGACGCCGAGGGCCGGATCATCACCTTCGTGGACGAACTGCACATCCTCATGGGCGCGGGCGGCGGTGAGGGGTCCGTCGCGGCGTCGAACATGCTGAAGCCGATGCTGGCGCGCGGCGAGCTGCGGCTCATCGGGGCGACGACGCTGGACGAGTACCGCGAGTTCATCGAGAAGGACGCCGCCCTCGAGCGCCGCTTCCAGCAGGTGTACGTGGGTGAGCCGAGCGTGGAGGACACGGTCGCCATCCTGCGCGGGCTCAAGGGGCGCTACGAAGCCCACCACGGCGTGACCATCGAGGACTCGGCGCTGGTGGCCGCGGCCTCCCTCTCCAATCGCTACATCACCGCTCGCCAGCTGCCGGACAAGGCGATCGACCTGATCGACGAGGCCGCCAGCCGGCTGAAGATGGAGATCGACTCTGCGCCGGTCGAGATCGACACGCTTCAGCGGCAGGTCGAGCGGATGAAGCTGGAGGAGTTCGCGCTCAAGAAGGAGAAGGACGCCGCCAGCAAGGAACGCCTCGACCAGCTGCGGCAGCGGCTGGGCGAGCAGGAGCGCGAGCTGACGGAGCTTCAGGAGCGCTGGCGGTCCGAGAAGGCGGCGCTCACCCGCGTCGGCGAGCTGCGCAGCCAGCTGGACGAGGCCAAGACGGCCCGCGACCTCGCGCTGCGCGACGGCCGCTACCAGGAGGCGTCCCGCATCGAGTACGAGACCATCCCGAACATCGAGCGGGAGCTGGCGGAGGCCGAGCGGGCCGAGCACAGCCACCCGCGGATGGTCAACGAGCAGGTCGCGGCCGAGGACATCGCGGCCGTGGTGGCGGCCTGGACCGGCATCCCCGTCTCCCGGCTGACGCAGGGCGAGACCGAGAGGCTGCTGCACCTGGAGAGCGAGCTCGGCCGGAGGATCGTCGGACAGCGACCGGCGGTGCAGGCGGTGGCCGACGCTGTGCGCCGAACCCGCGCCGGCATCTCGGACCCGGACCGGCCCACGGGGTCGTTCCTCTTCCTCGGCCCGACGGGCGTCGGCAAGACGGAGCTGGCCAAAGCGCTCGCCGCCTTCCTGTTCGACGACGAGAAGGCGATGATCCGTATCGACATGAGCGAGTATGGGGAGAAGTTCTCGGTCTCGCGGCTGGTCGGCGCCCCTCCCGGATACGTCGGCTACGAGCAGGGCGGCCAGCTGACCGAGGCTGTGCGGCGGCGCCCGTACTCGGTGATCCTCCTGGACGAGGTGGAGAAGGCGCACCCGGAGGTGTTCGACGTCCTCCTGCAAGTGCTGGACGACGGCCGCCTCACCGACGGGCAGGGGCGCACGGTGGACTTCCGCAACACCATCCTGATCCTGACCTCGAACCTGGGCAGTCCGTTCCTGGTCGACCCGGTCCTGAACGCGACCGAGCGCGAGGAAGCGGTGTTGCAGGCCGTCCGGCAGGCGTTCAAGCCGGAGTTCGTGAACCGTCTCGACGACATCGTCGTGTTCTCCACCCTCACGCAGGAGGATCTCGGCGAGATCGTGGAGCTCGGCATCGACCGGCTCGTCGCCCGGCTGGCTGAGCGGCGGCTAGAGCTGGCGGTCACGCCGGACGCGCGCCGCTGGCTCGCCGAGCGTGGCTATGACCCGATCTACGGGGCTCGTCCGCTGCGCCGGCTGATGCAGCGGGAGATCGACGACCGGCTCGCGACCGCTTTGCTGGCCGGGGAGGTGCGCGACGGAGACATGGTCCGGGTGGACCTTGAGCCGGGTGGCGACCACCTCACGGTCATCCCGGCGCGGGACTAG
- a CDS encoding cytochrome c oxidase assembly protein, protein MSSPASGSSTEPVSPPLPSAGGGAIAALLILCVPLAVAGALLAMVFSGAFLTGTALQDPGDVVTYGIPIARTVHDLAATVAIGFLVVAAFFAPGQLKRPGMLGWAQSRAARWAGWAAAVWFAAAVTVLVLTGVSVSGVQPRDPLFWPTLGTFLFGVELGQSLVVSAVCVLVTAVLALLARRLTTVGFAAGFALFALLPLALSGHAAGSFEHANAVNSLAVHLIGVTVWVGGLFALLAMRSTMKKGFAAAVGRYSTMAGWAFGAVAFSGVVNASLRLGSPADLLQPYGLLIVLKATILVLLGCAGAAQRRRVIPRLRRDPGDRRAFVRFAPAEVLFMAVAIGVSVGLSRSAPPVSQQPLTGAEAQEGLLGFHYPPPVTMARMFTVFHLDWVWLALAATLAGLYVWAFVRLRRRGDRWPVRRLVAWLAGCLALVWLTSGGAAVYGLVHFSTHMVQHMGLMMIAPPLFVLGGPVLLALRVLPARQDGSRGIREWLLLFTHSGYLRFLSRPAVAGAVFAGSLVVFYFTPAFQSAMFSHEWHVLMCVHFLLSGYLFFWVFVGIDPGPPRPAYPILFIVMLATLAFHAFFGVAVMQSRTVLAADWWHALGQTGTAALLADQHVGGGVAWGASELPMVLVALLVSVQWMRSDERTARRLDRQAERDGDAELRAYNERLKQLSRRP, encoded by the coding sequence GTGAGCTCGCCGGCCTCCGGCTCCTCGACGGAGCCGGTTTCGCCGCCGCTCCCGTCGGCCGGGGGCGGCGCGATCGCTGCGCTCCTCATCCTGTGTGTGCCTCTGGCGGTGGCGGGCGCTCTGCTGGCGATGGTGTTCTCGGGAGCCTTCCTCACGGGTACCGCCCTTCAGGACCCGGGCGATGTGGTCACCTATGGCATCCCCATCGCCCGCACGGTTCACGATCTCGCGGCGACGGTCGCGATCGGCTTCTTGGTGGTCGCTGCGTTCTTCGCCCCCGGGCAGCTGAAACGGCCGGGAATGCTCGGCTGGGCGCAGTCGCGTGCCGCACGGTGGGCGGGATGGGCGGCCGCGGTGTGGTTCGCCGCCGCCGTGACGGTGCTGGTCCTGACCGGTGTGAGCGTATCGGGGGTTCAGCCGCGCGACCCGCTGTTCTGGCCGACGCTTGGAACGTTCCTCTTCGGTGTCGAGCTGGGGCAGTCGCTCGTGGTCTCGGCCGTCTGCGTCCTCGTGACCGCGGTGCTCGCTCTGCTCGCCCGGCGGCTCACGACGGTTGGTTTCGCTGCTGGTTTCGCCCTCTTCGCGCTGCTGCCCCTCGCCCTCTCCGGCCACGCGGCCGGGTCGTTCGAGCACGCGAACGCGGTGAACAGCCTGGCCGTGCATCTCATCGGCGTGACGGTCTGGGTCGGCGGCCTGTTCGCGCTGCTCGCGATGCGTTCGACCATGAAGAAAGGCTTCGCCGCAGCGGTTGGCCGCTACTCGACGATGGCGGGCTGGGCCTTCGGCGCGGTCGCCTTCTCGGGTGTCGTGAACGCCTCCCTGCGCCTGGGGTCGCCCGCCGATCTGCTTCAGCCCTATGGGCTCCTCATCGTGCTCAAGGCGACGATCCTGGTGCTGCTCGGGTGCGCGGGCGCAGCGCAGCGCAGGCGGGTCATCCCGCGGCTGCGCCGCGACCCCGGCGATCGGCGCGCGTTCGTACGCTTCGCCCCCGCCGAAGTGCTGTTCATGGCCGTGGCGATCGGCGTCTCCGTCGGTCTCTCGCGCAGCGCGCCGCCTGTCTCCCAGCAGCCGCTGACGGGCGCCGAGGCGCAGGAAGGACTGCTGGGCTTCCACTACCCGCCCCCGGTGACCATGGCCAGGATGTTCACCGTCTTCCACCTCGACTGGGTCTGGCTCGCACTCGCCGCTACCCTCGCCGGGCTGTACGTTTGGGCGTTCGTGCGGCTGCGCCGGCGCGGCGATCGCTGGCCGGTGCGCCGCCTGGTCGCCTGGCTCGCGGGATGCCTTGCCCTCGTCTGGCTGACCAGCGGCGGCGCAGCGGTGTACGGGCTAGTGCATTTCAGCACCCACATGGTGCAGCACATGGGGCTCATGATGATCGCGCCCCCACTGTTCGTGCTCGGCGGACCCGTGCTGCTCGCTTTGCGCGTGCTGCCCGCCCGGCAGGACGGGAGCCGCGGCATCCGGGAGTGGCTGCTGCTCTTCACGCACTCGGGCTACCTGCGCTTCCTGAGCCGCCCCGCCGTCGCGGGTGCGGTCTTCGCCGGCAGCCTGGTCGTGTTCTACTTCACCCCCGCCTTCCAATCGGCGATGTTCAGCCACGAGTGGCATGTGCTGATGTGCGTCCACTTCCTGCTGAGCGGATACCTGTTCTTCTGGGTGTTCGTCGGCATCGATCCCGGGCCGCCGCGGCCGGCCTATCCGATCCTGTTCATCGTCATGCTGGCGACGCTGGCCTTCCACGCGTTCTTCGGGGTCGCGGTCATGCAGAGCCGGACGGTGCTCGCGGCCGACTGGTGGCACGCGCTCGGGCAGACCGGCACGGCCGCGCTGCTCGCCGACCAGCACGTCGGCGGCGGTGTCGCCTGGGGCGCCTCCGAACTGCCGATGGTGCTGGTGGCCCTGCTCGTCAGCGTCCAGTGGATGCGCTCGGACGAAAGGACCGCCCGCCGCCTCGATCGGCAGGCGGAGCGCGACGGGGATGCGGAGCTCCGCGCCTACAACGAGCGGTTGAAGCAGTTGAGCCGGAGACCCTGA